In Pleurodeles waltl isolate 20211129_DDA chromosome 5, aPleWal1.hap1.20221129, whole genome shotgun sequence, the DNA window tgtactccaaatgagtcccccaaagatgaggagggaggtgaggaagtttttgggaatggtgagctactgtcgccaatggattcccaacttctcaactctagcaaaaccctTGCTGAAATTAacccagaaagatgcgttggatgaaattgagctgaaaggagatgagatgaatgcttttattgaattaaaggaatgcatgtgcagggctccagcgttaggtatgcctgactacacaaaacctttcacattgttttgtcctgaacgtgatgcatgttccttgtctgtcttgacccaagcccatggtggcgtaaacagaccagtagcatatttttcagctactttggatccggttgctgcagcactgccagggtgcttgcgtgccgtagcagcagttggtatcagcctcactcagagtgaaggaatagtgatgggacaccctttaacagtcatggtccctcactcagtcgagatacttttgacacgttcccgaacacagcacatcaccggtgctagactcacaaggtatgaaacaataattctgggatcacctaatgtgcagctgaaaaggtgcactacgttgaacccagcaaccttgtttcccagtgaaaatgccgaaattgagaatgctgaggacatcgagcacgactgtcttcaggtgacggaattttgcaccaaaccaagaccttatatcaaagacacctgattggaagaaaatgatcaaattatttttgttgatggttcatgtttaagagatgcattgggaatattggaagcaggatatgctgtatgtactgtaacaggtgttctggaagcatcttggcttcagggagtttactctgcacaagtagcggaattggtagcccttactagagcttgccaactctctgcactaatgaaagttaccatttacactgacagccagtacggattcggaatagtgcatgattttggacaattgtggtcacagagaggcttcatgacctcttcaggatcaccagtgaaaaatggtgaaagaataagagaattgttacatgccattcaattgccaggggaagtagcagtggtaaaatgcagtgcacactcgaagggacaagactatgtttccctgggaaatgggtatgcggatcaagtcgcaaggttttgcgcattgaactgtatattgctcagggatgaatggaatttgataagtgaaccagaacttgaacaaagcgaaatatttgctctaaaggttatagatacaatggacgaattgaaatccttacagaatgatgtcagtgaggatgagaaactctcatggaccaaatcacaatgtgtcaaGAGGctggatgatttgtgggtttcaagtgaagggaaatttgttcttccaaacagtcttttgacacagatagccagattttaccatggacaagctcatcttgggagggatgccatgattaggttgtttaaaactgattggtttaaccccaaattctgtcaagttgctgaagcagtttgccaccgttgcgtcatttgccaacagatgaacgcagggaagggaaccgtagtgaatttgagccacattggaagagcagggggtccattcagcaggatgcaaatggacttcattgagatgcctgtgcatggaggcttgaagtatgtgttggtgattgtgtgcatttttagtcactggattgaagcataccctacacgcagaaatgacagtctcacagttgcaaaactactcttgagagagttaataccacgttttggattcccgatctctttagaatcagataggggaagtcacttcaataatgaagtaataaaattgctttatggagcactgaacattgagcaaaagctgcattgtagctaccgccctgaagcatcaggtctggtagagcaaatgaatggcacattgaaatcaagaatggcgaaaatatgcgcatcaacaaatctgaaatggcctgacgcattgcctttggtgctaatgtcaatgagaaacacccctgacagaaaaactggactgtccccacatgagatcctcatgggcagagctatgagacttccagcagtccctgcaaatgcgcttttgaatattacagatgatatggtgttagactactgcaaaggtctagctgatgtggttcgctctttctctcaccaggtggaggcaaccaccttgccactgatccaaggtccaggacacgccctgaaagcaggtgactgggttgtgataaagaagcacatgaggaaatcgtgtttggaaccccgttggaaaggaccttttcaagtgattctgacgactaccaccgctgtgaagtgtgcgggagttcccaactggattcacgccagtcacacaaagagggtattgtgtcccacagacgaggaagttgaagcgctgaagttaccagtacctgataacaaagtgccaagcgttgAGACAgaacgaaaaagaactagaagcgaacaggcagaaatagaggagggagaaatattctctgaggacgaagcaactgactcacttggggaagaccaaggaggagcctcagaagcagctgaaggtaacaaagagcccgaagcagctgaaagtgacaaagagcctgaagaaagcaacGGCGATAAAGGGCTCGAAACGGGTGAAGAagtaggagagcctgatcagaggagggctttcccagaagcagacgatacaggaaaggaacaggaaaacctgattgacttcccagagggagaagacaaaaCAGGACAgagcgaaactgttcaaactccttcggaagaggttgcaggtccatcaagcggacccagtgcaaaaagaagacaaagcatatcaccagtaaaactaagaataaGAGAAACGtcaaatgacagtgaagggccaaaggtgaaggagaagagaaaggaagtgtctgtcgtagtaccggcaccaagtgaagaaaaggacttggccaaagaggaaagtaccagcgagaaagaatcaaagagagatgcaaaattgaaaagaaaaaggataccgagcagaaggtattccggtccggagtgggcatacgtagccaataacgattggtcagacgaatttgtatccctcagtctcgagaacgaagaagcagaactacactttggaaacaaaagttttatggactctgttgattaaAGATATTGACCACCTGATtgactttcaaccggctaagacattgctaacttgattgactttgaaaccgatcttgagacaacgctgctaaccgataagagactaagctgctaaagaaaactgtgtgaacattgaacttgttcagctttgtaaatacctgcaaaaccgctttgataaggtgtcttcaactctctgattctatacagatcatgactagtttcactacacaggggcgtaaaatgaagtattgtaaatacatgggtATAGGTTtattaactgcatgcgtactaatcatagtagtaatagttcttggaatgcatgggaagaatgagaaagagatgaatgatgctactacttctaaacctactatcgttactgaactaaccgctctgaaaagactcgaacaagacgagagacatttgcatgataaaaaggaactttcatctaacgttttctatcgcttgctgagtgagtatgttgagaccatggatgcgaaagattgttatgtgtgtacacaaatacctacctcagtggtggaaggggtaacatatcacagcatgcctcttacatatggaattacatgtagtattatagcgtctagattttatggtcaaaaggatattcattatttctacactaattatgatgttacttttgcatatgtctccataatagggcatttgagtaaaatagctagagattggtatgccaaattaatgagggaattcttcgaaccaatgtcaccttttcacacagctcacgcacatagagagaaccttacatgcttgctttcaccagtagaaatagaatttttagaccgcactgatgaccgaaagaatgaaatgaaggagaaattagaaagggaattacatgaaagaacatctgtaaataattatgcttttgctgcaataaaaacacaaggaaaaatagctttagatacattgcatgtgggaagattttgtatacatagatttcaatcatattatgacacagtttttgtgggaacgagtgaatgcaaacacacgtatgcatttcaatctaagtggacgttcatgctgaatggacaagacccagttattcctggagtatattatatttgtggactcaacgcctattattgttttcctaaaggatggtatgggaggtgttatttgggaatagtgttcccaaaagtttaccaactagacgacttaaagaaatttccaaggctgtctgaatcacatcgtgttcagaaaagggagacagcttctggtgtggtaggagatatatttggagcattgattccttcagtgggagtcgtattgaattcaatcaaaatacgaaagttgtctactattgtggataacatgttgacaaaattttcaggagctataatcctgatggatgctgaacttgctgcagaaagagctatgactcttcaaaatcggcttgccctagacattcttttagcaaaggatggcggcgtttgcaaaatgcttggtacacgtcactgctgtacctatataccagacagtagtggtaaaattagaacaatgcttacaaacttaaccaaagaaagtgtagatttgaaggaattgaaagagcccggagtttgggagaaggttggaaagggatttgcttctgtgggaaattggctcagcaacgtttggaacggattattattaaagatagtaaagggaatattaatagtattaatttgtttattaggcccttggggaatatggaaagctattaaaataataaaagcaaggaacaaaaggaagagagaagagaaaatagaaaacaaaatggtggaaatttatagagaaaaatcaaaagggactaaaagaaaaagggaattgactgaagtgccaaattactatacagaattttaatggaataaaatttgtgggtagatttgatgtgatgacataattagtcatcagaggagggattgatgacgcagaaaaagagggttctaCATATATTCATACCTATTGCATAATCAAACATATaatatagagtgatgttagtaaaaagaaataatgtacgagggaaaatgtgcccttggggtagttcgccatcattgtaaacgagctttattaatcatgaagtattgaaaattgtagtaatccgtcataattgcaaatgtatgccatgatttcttgcttgaaaactgttttgcttagcttaaatttagtgcaggctttggcctagttgcctggtctcaaattctaactgcgtggtttttttccttgaactaatgaaaacacatattcttgcttgaagttgtatttttccagcagagatgactaatacacttatctccaaggtttcgtactaggccggtttcatcccctttgatacaaggtcagtctctgcaggtgcggacaatgaaggtacagataccaaaaataattggcaaaccatgatacaacttgtgttccaaggctccaaggctaatgtatgcacaaataagttctagtaaaagacaatttttcattggacaatttgaagccaacctatgaaccctccaatggaagaccctgcaagatttggaatgtttcttacttaaacccaccgaacaaagagaagtcagccattttcctcgatgccagtttgaagcctgatgccagactccattttggacgacaccctgatgccttttttctatccgagagaaagagactctaagaattctcaccctagagactttaactttgatttgccccgttttgcccatgcagtaactttgccccattcaccttgccgctgcaaggtagtttgtccttaactttgccccttttgaaacttggcccatgctgatcaaccagtacctgaaggacgaagacttttcttgaatgctgattgtatttggtaaatatgaaaggataaatgtattatgcattgtgtttttccttttaggtaccaactgctattttgatagggtcctagctagaagtttttcaaatttgtgttgactaaattcattttgcatgaagtcccacatgccgatgccaattagaggttagtcgaggtatacaCCCAATGTATCATgctgatttgaaatcttgttatgctgaccgaatgtatgcaattagtcaaatacagttagtcatattggtgatttgcattgcgataacagagtgtatcattattcagattttacgtagattgcgtttcttccgccgttatggacagctagtaatgttcatatacatatatcaattggttttgagacatatatatatcgtgctagctttgttaatatagggaaataaattcactaacttttaataaactggtgtggttattcatgactgaaaggtcatggtgcgccgaaatgccaactgttattgatttctgatgtgctatattgatctattaattgagtattgattatcgatcacaatagttattgattattgatctgaatgactcagctattttaggacgaggagagcccgactcggttaaaagattcaccgaccttcaacgtgtccaggtacaggtaatttataagggctggacgcgttatcagtagccaGAAAGATTTAAATTTGTTGCATTGTATTTATCCTTTAGGTATCAACAAAGTAATGGTGAACAGTTCATAAAATTCAAGAATGAAATTCCATTGCTATATTGTTGCAATTAAGAACATGTAAATGCAAAAGCGCCTTAATAACTGTATGTAATTCAAAAATGTTCTTAAAAAGTAAATGCCGACAATCTGTAACAGTGCGTAGTTCGTCTCTTTGGAAGTTTCACGGATGTGTGATTAGAAATACCCAATTTTTTTAAGCTGACGTGTTGTAACAGTGTGTACTAAAATGACGTATTGCTTATCTATGTATTTTTATTCTTTATTCATTCTCGAGTTCTGGGCAGGATTAGTTATTATTATGGAATTTAGAATGTTCATATCATAATGTTGAGTCGTTGCAATGCCATTCATTGCGGTGATACCTAATGAGAAGAAGCTTTCCGTTCATTGTGGGTCTTTAGAATTTCCAAATAATAGGTATAAGAAATTCCCTCCGGGTGTTTCGGTGTCTCATTCCACGGAACACGCCCACCGCTACACTCCTGCACACTTAAAAGGCTTTATAGCAGAGCGGTCGCCTTAGAGATTGCACCAGCCATAACCTGTACTTCTCTTTTCTCGTATAGTCCCCGCTGGAGTCCTTTCATTCGTTCCCAAACGTCAGCCCCTTTTCCTACCGGCCAATGAGTCGCCTCCAAGTGCCAGAGCCAGGGGTGAGAGTTGAAAGGTTACAGCCAAGATGGCGGCAGTCGGATTGCGGCGTTGGCATTGATCAGCTGGCGCTTCCTTCGGTGACCTGCGAGCCAGTGCGAGCGGTCTTGGGAAATGCTGCCTTAACGCATACTTTTGGTCTTGCTATGGCGGCGCTCCTCGCGCTGGCCTGGCAGCTGCTGTACGTGCTGCTGCTGGCCTGGCGCGCGCTCTGCAGCCGGGGATGGGTGCGAGGACTCGTGCGGGTAGCGACTGCGTTGCTTGTGCCGGGTGCGCTGGGATTTCGGCCGCTTCAGGGGGATGGTGGCAGGGCTCTGTCTGGCAGGAGACGGGGATACAAGGCGCTGCGTTGTGGGAACGGACACAAGCTTCCCGAGAAGATGCCCCTTCATGTGGGTCTTTTGGTAGCGGAAGAGGAGCATAGCTTCCCGGACATGGCAAGCGTGGTGCTGTGGTGCGTGGCCGTGGGCATCTCTTACGTGAGCGTCTACGACAACGAAGGTAAGGGGCCGTACCTAACCGCGACACTCCACACTATTAATGTTTGTGCAATTTCATGGGAAGAAATCATTGGGCCAGCATTTTAAATATCAGGTTGAGAGATGTGCTTTTCTGACGGTCCGCACGGTTACACCTACTTAAAGCACCTATTACGTCTTCATATTTCGTATAACCCTTTGTCGTGTTGCCCG includes these proteins:
- the NUS1 gene encoding dehydrodolichyl diphosphate synthase complex subunit NUS1, encoding MSRLQVPEPGVRVERLQPRWRQSDCGVGIDQLALPSVTCEPVRAVLGNAALTHTFGLAMAALLALAWQLLYVLLLAWRALCSRGWVRGLVRVATALLVPGALGFRPLQGDGGRALSGRRRGYKALRCGNGHKLPEKMPLHVGLLVAEEEHSFPDMASVVLWCVAVGISYVSVYDNEGIFKRNNARLMDEILKQQQELLGLDCSKYSVEFANNSNNKTEQALKSRTTVKILSSEDGKGDIVRAAQNFCQLVLQQQRRPTDMDVNVLDNLLQSSKGFPDPDLILKFGSVDSTLGFLPWHIRLSEIISMPSHLSISYDDFHSALRRYAGCEQRLGK